In Acanthochromis polyacanthus isolate Apoly-LR-REF ecotype Palm Island chromosome 15, KAUST_Apoly_ChrSc, whole genome shotgun sequence, a single genomic region encodes these proteins:
- the LOC110962199 gene encoding G patch domain-containing protein 8-like, with translation MACYYIVISSTHLRDGQLRSIKGVFRGPIGAGGQRNTEEGDSRFYCELCNKQYVRQQQYENHINSYDHHHKQRLKELKQREFYRALACRRQRRRREEKREERALRRLHQHEERRTRDCAPGSGPMFRSTTVAVDPADQSRPDWTDGGSLGTKPPTQLIQPFLPLETSLQWAYNPVDTGSSTTPAPDILNEHHLTPTNAGLFNKLPWARLSGSRTPGKAQPEAPSAPCRVRPVSFSLPKRSCVLLHQSAAVFIQERAKNLADKPADQQQLKSPVCADVDAAGRWDSGNRCEDGKAEKAAAGLSGTGAQVALCNGDDSTTVSGDQVQLSSRNDDGSPAQDGAETPEDNQTPDSELEKTQTEPEVSPPVPPSRPKEPFCRVLSRDGGRVLLWPTEMVSYTKTSPSVSYSVNPLLYDFRAHNKAREGNKGGLERIKPSVIKQPGCQRRQEDSQGGREVRRDEREEEDEGGQPGNPVELVARCSAGDASPDESALKFASAECHRAPTPGLQKPAKRRRRRKRRGGVRRGMRKRGRRKRREDRKDSERGRRIISSLCASQMFEGKVEERWKREGKDERREKGLLSNLAAHRLVGGREKRMRGEERRIRGDQTERERAGRNDEKRGELLSNLPVNRCNRCNQLCLQVKREASQHQSQQSASGWGQGLRKLLCRGAACGPVISPVPASVTATPRCPAITPDPAQNDGGTEEEERRNPRKIKAAEEAEEDACDPAISEPEIRFIPKAHGEAACDPAISLIPACAQRQTTPAGGGDPASDPRCSAQNAETDTNLDRDSCKRKRSSEEATPRKKRKRGRRPARRAGEACRCRELNGTLSDDSVCRTNSEDGEETEKEEKNQEDDSGDNHNPAEDKPTCSSEASELSSTCSTEDAPTDSDCRCSNEQTNETKPQQQTQHKLCKPPVCSDCNHCGDENGGKEGRRVRQEEAPRRKEADPEHLYPEKRPRFPRRLPPPCLPLHAPLLLPPSLSSPSSSSSSFSFHHTIIQHHLSLLPPPSHLHVPSYPPLLPSFSPHLSPLALNPPPPPPPSFYASSPIPLLDVPGPYPAFHPVQSHHASLYPPPHPAVLPLQVLF, from the exons CGGCTGAAGGAGCTGAAGCAGAGGGAGTTCTACCGAGCGTTGGCCtgcaggaggcagaggaggcgACGGGAGGAGAAACGAGAGGAGAGAGCGCTGAGGAGACTCCATCAGCATGAGGAGAGGAGGACTAGAGACTG cgCTCCAGGTTCTGGTCCGATGTTCAGGTCCACCACGGTGGCCGTGGATCCGGCCGATCAGTCCAGACCCGACTGGACGGACGGCGGCTCGCTGGGAACCA AACCTCCGACCCAGCTCATCCAGCCCTTCCTTCCTCTGGAGACCAGCCTCCAGTGGGCCTACAACCCGGTGGACACCGGCAGCTCCACCACACCGGCTCCCGACATCCTCAACGAGCATCACCTGACGCCGACCAACGCCGGACTCTTCAACAAGCTGCCCTGGGCTCGTCTGAGTGGCTCCAGAACTCCTGGTAAAGCCCAGCCCGAGGCGCCGTCCGCCCCCTGCAGGGTCCGACCGGTTTCCTTCTCGCTGCCCAAGCGGAGCTGCGTCCTGCTGCACCAGTCGGCCGCCGTCTTCATCCAGGAACGGGCCAAGAACCTCGCCGACAAACCGGCggatcagcagcagctcaaatCTCCGGTTTGTGCCGACGTGGACGCCGCTGGTCGCTGGGATTCTGGAAACCGGTGCGAGGACGGTAAAGCCGAGAAGGCAGCGGCAGGACTCTCTGGGACCGGAGCCCAGGTCGCTTTGTGTAACGGAGATGATAGCACGACCGTGAGCGGGGACCAAGTCCAGCTCTCCTCACGCAACGACGACGGGAGTCCAGCCCAAGATGGCGCCGAAACACCAGAAGACAATCAGACGCCGGATTCTGAGCTGGAAAAGACTCAAACGGAGCCCGAAGTTTCACCTCCCGTCCCTCCAAGTCGACCCAAAGAGCCGTTCTGCCGAGTCCTGAGCCGAGATGGCGGCCGGGTTCTGCTGTGGCCGACAGAGATGGTCAGCTACACCAAGACGTCACCCTCCGTCTCCTACAGCGTCAACCCTCTACTGTACGACTTCAGAGCACACAACAAGGCTAGGGAGGGAAATAAAGGAGGGCTGGAGAGAATAAAGCCATCTGTGATCAAACAACCCGGCTGCCAACGGAGGCAGGAAGATTCGCAGGGAGGCAGGGAGGTGAGGAGAGATGAaagggaagaggaggatgaaggaggaCAGCCGGGAAATCCTGTGGAACTCGTAGCCCGTTGTAGCGCCGGCGACGCATCTCCAGATGAAAGCGCTTTAAAATTCGCTTCCGCCGAATGCCACCGAGCGCCGACGCCGGGCCTTCAGAAACCagcgaagaggaggaggaggaggaagaggagaggaggcgtGAGGAGGGGGatgaggaagagggggaggaggaaaaGGCGAGAGGATAGAAAGGACTCagagaggggaaggaggataATAAGCAGCCTTTGTGCGAGTCAGATGTTTGAAGGgaaagtggaggagaggtggaaGCGAGAGGGCAAAGACGAGAGGAGGGAAAAAGGGCTATTAAGCAATCTGGCGGCACATCGGCTGGTGGGAGGCAGAGAAAAGAGGATGaggggagaagagaggaggataAGGGGAGATCAGACGGAGCGGGAGAGGGCAGGTAGAAATGACGAGAAGAGAGGAGAGCTATTAAGTAATCTTCCCGTGAATCGGTGTAATCGCTGTAACCAGCTGTGTCTGCAGGTGAAAAGGGAGGCCAGCCAGCATCAATCCCAGCAATCAGCCTCCGGGTGGGGCCAGGGGCTCAGAAAGCTCCTCTGCAGGGGTGCAGCATGCGGCCCAGTGATTAGCCCCGTCCCCGCGTCTGTTACAGCGACGCCACGCTGTCCTGCAATTACACCCGACCCGGCACAGAATGATGGGGGGACGGAGGAAGAGGAGCGGAGGAACCCGAGGAAGATAAAAGCCGCCGAGGAGGCCGAAGAAGACGCGTGCGATCCGGCGATTAGCGAACCGGAGATTCGATTCATTCCCAAAGCTCACGGTGAAGCAGCGTGCGATCCAGCGATTAGCCTCATCCCTGCGTGCGCTCAAAGACAAACAACACCTGCAGGAGGCGGCGACCCGGCGTCAGATCCACGCTGCTCTGCACAAAACGCCGAAACCGACACGAACCTCGACAGAGATTCCTGCAAGAGGAAGAGGAGTTCGGAGGAGGCAACGCCGAGGAAGAAACGGAAACGAGGAAGGAGGCCGGCGAGGAGAGCCGGCGAGGCCTGTCGATGTCGGGAGCTCAACGGGACGCTATCGGACGACTCAGTTTGCAGGACGAACTCTGAGGACGGCGAGGAAACggaaaaagaggagaagaatCAGGAGGACGACTCTGGAGACAATCACAACCCGGCCGAGGACAAACCGACCTGCAGCAGCGAGGCGTCCGAACTCTCCTCTACCTGTAGCACTGAAGACGCTCCGACGGACTCGGACTGTCGCTGCAGCAACGAACAAACGAACGAAACCAAACCGCAGCAACAAACCCAACACAAACTCTGCAAACCTCCCGTTTGTTCTGATTGTAATCACTGTGGAGACGAAAACGGAGGcaaggaggggaggagggtgaGGCAGGAGGAGGCGCCGAGGAGGAAGGAGGCCGACCCGGAGCACCTCTACCCGGAGAAGAGGCCTCGCTTCCCCCGCCGCCTCCCTCCGCCCTGCCTCCCCCTCCACGCTCCCCTCCTCCTGCCGCCGTcgctctcctccccctcctcctcgtcctcctccttctccttccacCACACCATCATCCAGCATCACCTGTCGCTCCTCCCTCCTCCGTCTCACCTCCACGTCCCTTCAtaccctcccctcctcccctccttctcccCTCACCTCTCCCCCCTCGCTCTGaatccacctcctccacctcctccatccTTCTACGCCTCCTCCCCCATCCCTCTCCTGGACGTCCCCGGTCCTTACCCGGCGTTCCACCCGGTCCAGAGCCACCATGCCTCCCTTTACCCTCCTCCTCACCCGGCAGTCCTCCCCTTACAGGTTTTGttctga